One stretch of Armigeres subalbatus isolate Guangzhou_Male chromosome 2, GZ_Asu_2, whole genome shotgun sequence DNA includes these proteins:
- the LOC134209504 gene encoding uncharacterized protein LOC134209504 translates to MPAKEEKQLAGSLTQRKCLFKVFDALERFIRDYDHDRDSFQLCVRIDSLDKMNETFAECQSVIEKLDAPEALDEHIDERVEFEQRYCKAKGFLLSKRAGDPNQSALNESIHAPQQHQANFHLRLPKIDLPKFNGDFSRWISFRDTFTSMIHVNGDIPTVAKLQYLLQSLEGSAKKPFESVDIAADSYATTWDALLKRYDNRKYLKKQLFKALYELPAVKQECATRIHGLVDDYQRHVRALAKLGEPVEYWDLPLIYLLSYKLDHATLRAWEEKTSHKDDVKYDELVDFLYQRVRILNSVGPDSYQPASSKVAGFQQKSFKQKVSVNASASSTPSYSCPLSCSDSHSIRICPVFLGKNVSQRRELASQKRLCWNCLSVGHQSKKCNSKYNCRTCHEKHHSLLHDFTPAKVSATPAMQVSTTEPAVSSKPAVSSVSSVQQPLPSMSRQVSMAVQTACTMTLLETVVLNIVDDHGISHKARALLDSASMSNFISKPLAKILFSRRSTVDVSVAGIGSSTQKISSAITATIESGDRTISMKLQFLVLKQPSSELPTTPIDISAWKIPSVELADPHFNVPGNVDLVIGSETYWELHTGRKISLGEGFPWVVETLFGWAVTGPASRSATCIPRFCYLSTADDRLEAALRKFWDMETIPSAPVRSTEESMCEEHYAATTMRNSAGRYIVRLPRTEDSEKFLGESRSIADRRFLSLERRLDRDLTTKDSYHRFMEEYLQLGHMQEVPEPVDDRIEHSYIPHHVVFKESSTTTKVRSIYTRFRTKRIAIVADVEKMYRQVLHHPDDHRLLRIRYRRCPSDPIATFELQTVTYGTASAPYLATKTLQQIAIDQAKFYPAAVDPVVEDFYVDDLLSGASDVESAKTLRLQVTAMLGSAGFLLKKWASNAPEVLHDVPPEDLAIQPLHDLQDEQIISTLGLLWDPKADNLRFKVEVPLPAAILTKRKVMSYIAKIFDPLGLLGPVITKAKLFMQRLWALKHDGVLCEWDSPLPDQLQHEWKQFHTTLHILATVQVPRFVFSSVGATIQLHFFADASSVAYGACCFVRTESAEGIRVQLLTSKSKVAPLSTHHSIARLELCAAHLATQLFKKVDASLKTTTTAYFWSDSSTVLQWLRAVPTRWKTFVANRVSKIQATTSIDHWRHIAGSENPADDISRGLNPTDIINCSRWWHGPSWLALLPEYWPKTVIDQENSPAASEEGRKAPIVAMTAAQADFCGDLFSRYSRYNKLRRVVAFCGRYIQRLKKRIELRSSGSSLPPLAISIRSISTSMVPLTTSELQHAEYLLCRLAQKETFAEELSDLSNGERVAKSSSLKWLKPFVDEDGTIRVGGRLRNAALSVANKHPIVLSAKHPLSALLASSFHMSLLHAGPQLLLATLRQKFWILGGRNLVKSVFHQCHTCFRSKPTLVQQSTADLPVSRVSPTRPFSVCGVDYCGPFYVKSAVRTRGPNKVYVAIFVCFSTKAVHIELVSDLSTPAFLAALRRLVARRGRIVELHSDNATTFKGASHALNRVYRMLKTEAADRNQIFDWCSGNEITWKFIPPRAPHFGGLWEAAVKSAKNHLLKIVGNVNLAYEDLLTLLAQVEMCLNSRPLTPIPEDPTDLDVLTPGHFLVGSNLQAVPESNWKETADNRLDHWDRTQKHLQQIWSRWYPEYLQQLQSRATKGCNPPVTIEVGAIVIIKEDNVPPANWPLGKIVKLHPGKDGVVRVVTLKTANANEVVCAVARIALLPTPRST, encoded by the exons ATGCCTGCTAAAGAGGAGAAGCAGCTGGCTGGTAGCTTAACTCAGCGCAAGTGCCTGTTTAAAGTTTTTGATGCGCTTGAGCGGTTCATCCGTGATTACGATCATGATCGCGACAGTTTCCAGTTGTGTGTGCGGATTGATTCACTGGACAAGATGAACGAAACCTTCGCGGAGTGTCAGAGTGTGATCGAGAAGCTGGATGCACCAGAGGCTCTGGATGAGCACATCGATGAACGCGTTGAGTTCGAGCAACGGTACTGCAAGGCAAAGGGTTTCCTTCTCTCGAAGCGCGCCGGGGATCCTAACCAGTCGGCATTGAACGAATCGATACACGCTCCACAGCAACATCAAGCAAACTTCCACCTCCGTCTGCCAAAAATCGACCTACCGAAGTTCAATGGGGACTTTTCACGTTGGATTTCATTCCGGGACACGTTTACTTCGATGATCCACGTGAACGGCGATATTCCCACAGTCGCCAAGCTCCAATACCTTCTCCAATCTCTCGAGGGTAGCGCCAAGAAACCTTTCGAATCGGTCGATATCGCCGCCGatagctacgctacaacttggGACGCTCTGCTGAAGAGGTACGACAACCGGAAATACCTTAAGAAGCAACTCTTCAAGGCGCTGTACGAGCTGCCCGCAGTGAAGCAGGAGTGTGCAACACGCATCCACGGTTTGGTCGACGATTATCAACGTCATGTTCGCGCCCTAGCCAAACTGGGCGAACCGGTGGAATATTGGGACTTGCCACTCATCTACCTGCTCTCGTACAAGCTGGATCACGCCACACTACGTGCCTGGGAGGAGAAGACTAGCCACAAGGACGATGTGAAGTATGATGAACTGGTCGATTTTCTCTACCAGCGGGTGCGGATACTAAATTCCGTCGGGCCAGACAGTTATCAACCAGCCTCGTCGAAGGTGGCCGGCTTCCAGCAGAAAAGCTTCAAGCAGAAAGTGTCGGTCAATGCATCAGCCTCATCCACTCCCAGCTACTCCTGTCCGCTTTCCTGTTCGGACAGTCATTCCATCCGAATATGTCCGGTGTTTCTTGGGAAGAACGTCAGTCAACGCCGAGAGTTGGCTTCCCAAAAGCGCCTGTGTTGGAACTGCCTCAGCGTTGGTCATCAATCCAAGAAGTGCAATTCCAAATACAACTGCCGTACGTGTCATGAGAAGCACCACTCGCTTCTGCATGATTTCACTCCAGCGAAGGTATCAGCTACGCCAGCAATGCAAGTAAGCACAACAGAGCCAGCCGTGTCGTCGAAGCCCGCTGTTTCTTCAGTTTCCTCCGTTCAACAGCCGCTTCCATCCATGTCCCGCCAAGTTAGCATGGCAGTTCAAACTGCATGCACCATGACGCTGCTTGAAACGGTTGTTCTCAACATCGTTGATGACCACGGCATCTCGCACAAGGCTCGTGCTCTCCTCGATTCGGCATCGATGTCGAATTTCATTTCGAAACCGTTGGCGAAGATCCTCTTCAGCCGCCGGTCTACAGTGGACGTATCCGTCGCAGGCATCGGATCCTCCACACAGAAGATTAGTAGTGCCATTACAGCAACCATCGAGTCGGGAGATCGAACGATCTCGATGAAATTGCAGTTTTTGGTACTGAAGCAGCCATCGTCGGAGCTACCAACTACGCCGATCGATATTTCAGCGTGGAAAATTCCAAGCGTTGAGCTAGCAGATCCACATTTCAATGTTCCCGGAAACGTAGACCTCGTCATCGGTAGCGAAACGTACTGGGAACTCCACACGGGACGGAAGATTTCTCTGGGTGAAGGTTTTCCGTGGGTAGTCGAAACTCTCTTTGGTTGGGCGGTCACTGGTCCCGCATCTCGCTCGGCTACCTGCATTCCACGGTTCTGCTACCTCTCCACTGCTGACGATCGACTGGAAGCCGCTCTACGCAAGTTCTGGGACATGGAAACAATTCCATCGGCTCCAGTTCGATCTACCGAAGAAAGTATGTGCGAAGAACACTATGCTGCTACTACGATGCGCAATTCCGCAGGGCGGTACATTGTGCGTCTTCCGAGAACTGAAGATTCTGAAAAGTTTCTCGGGGAATCAAGGTCGATTGCCGATCGTCGCTTCCTGAGTTTGGAACGGCGATTAGATAGAGATCTTACTACCAAGGACTCATACCATCGATTCATGGAGGAGTATCTACAGCTTGGTCACATGCAGGAAGTACCAGAGCCTGTAGATGATCGAATTGAACACTCCTACATCCCCCACCACGTCGTCTTCAAGGAATCCAGCACTACCACGAAGGTCAGG TCCATCTACACGAGATTCCGGACAAAACGCATTGCCATAGTAGCAGACGTCGAGAAGATGTACAGGCAGGTATTGCATCATCCCGACGATCACCGTCTCCTTCGTATCCGCTATCGCAGATGTCCATCCGATCCGATCGCTACGTTCGAACTACAGACCGTGACATACGGTACGGCTAGCGCACCGTACCTTGCAACGAAGACACTCCAGCAGATTGCCATCGACCAGGCGAAGTTCTATCCTGCTGCTGTCGACCCAGTGGTGGAAGATTTTTACGTCGATGATCTGTTGTCCGGCGCATCTGACGTGGAATCCGCCAAAACACTTCGCCTTCAAGTCACTGCCATGCTGGGTTCCGCTGGATTTCTGCTGAAGAAGTGGGCGTCGAACGCTCCAGAAGTCCTCCATGATGTTCCGCCAGAAGATCTGGCCATCCAACCTCTCCACGATCTGCAGGATGAGCAGATTATCTCCACGCTCGGCCTTTTATGGGATCCAAAGGCCGACAACCTTCGATTCAAGGTAGAAGTACCTCTCCCGGCGGCCATCCTTACCAAGCGGAAGGTAATGTCGTACATCGCCAAGATTTTCGACCCACTGGGCCTATTGGGTCCGGTCATCACAAAGGCAAAGCTCTTCATGCAGCGCTTATGGGCATTGAAGCATGACGGTGTTCTCTGCGAGTGGGATTCTCCATTGCCGGATCAGCTGCAACACGAGTGGAAGCAATTCCACACTACGCTTCACATTCTAGCTACAGTCCAAGTTCCTCGCTTCGTGTTTTCATCAGTCGGTGCTACTATCCAGCTTCATTTCTTCGCCGATGCGTCCTCCGTTGCATATGGAGCTTGCTGCTTCGTCCGCACGGAATCGGCGGAAGGTATACGAGTCCAGCTGTTGACATCGAAGTCGAAAGTCGCGCCGCTATCCACGCACCACTCCATCGCAAGACTAGAGCTCTGTGCAGCACATCTGGCAACTCAGCTCTTCAAGAAGGTGGATGCCTCGCTGAAGACCACCACCACCGCCTatttctggtccgattccagcACCGTACTTCAATGGCTGCGTGCCGTTCCAACCCGCTGGAAAACATTTGTCGCTAACCGCGTGTCGAAGATCCAGGCCACCACAAGTATAGACCACTGGAGGCACATAGCTGGTTCCGAAAATCCTGCCGACGATATTTCGCGCGGCCTCAATCCAACGGACATTATCAATTGTTCCCGTTGGTGGCATGGCCCTTCCTGGCTCGCACTGTTACCTGAATACTGGCCCAAGACCGTCATCGACCAGGAGAATTCCCCGGCAGCGTCCGAAGAAGGGCGCAAAGCACCGATTGTGGCAATGACCGCCGCACAAGCAGATTTCTGTGGAGATCTGTTTTCTCGTTACTCTCGCTACAACAAGTTACGTCGTGTGGTTGCATTCTGCGGCCGCTATATCCAGCGATTGAAGAAGCGCATAGAGTTGCGCAGTTCCGGATCATCTCTTCCTCCGTTGGCCATTAGTATCCGATCTATTTCAACGTCCATGGTACCACTCACCACTTCCGAGCTCCAGCACGCTGAATACCTACTCTGCCGTTTAGCGCAGAAGGAAACATTTGCTGAGGAGTTGTCGGATCTTTCGAATGGCGAACGTGTCGCCAAGTCGTCATCGCTGAAGTGGCTGAAACCGTTCGTGGATGAAGACGGTACTATTCGCGTCGGTGGTCGCCTACGTAACGCCGCACTATCCGTCGCAAACAAGCACCCGATCGTTCTGTCCGCCAAACATCCGCTGTCTGCTCTGCTGGCTAGCAGTTTTCACATGAGCCTACTGCACGCAGGGCCACAACTCCTGCTAGCCACTCTCCGTCAGAAGTTCTGGATCCTTGGCGGCAGAAATCTTGTCAAGTCCGTCTTTCACCAATGCCACACTTGTTTCCGATCCAAGCCCACTCTAGTCCAGCAGAGCACAGCCGATCTGCCGGTATCGCGAGTGTCGCCGACGCGTCCGTTCTCCGTTTGCGGTGTCGACTATTGTGGACCATTTTACGTGAAGTCAGCAGTACGAACCCGTGGCCCCAACAAAGTCTACGTGGCCATATTCGTTTGTTTCTCAACCAAGGCGGTCCACATCGAGCTAGTGAGCGATTTATCGACTCCAGCGTTCCTAGCTGCACTCCGTCGTTTAGTCGCCCGCAGAGGAAGGATCGTCGAACTCCATTCGGACAACGCCACTACCTTCAAAGGAGCTTCGCATGCACTCAACCGAGTCTATCGCATGTTGAAGACTGAAGCCGCCGATCGAAACCAAATCTTTGACTGGTGTTCCGGAAACGAAATCACCTGGAAGTTTATTCCACCGCGAGCACCACACTTCGGAGGCCTCTGGGAGGCCGCAGTCAAATCGGCGAAGAATCACTTGCTGAAGATAGTTGGCAACGTCAATCTTGCCTACGAGGATCTACTGACCTTGTTGGCACAAGTCGAGATGTGTCTGAATTCTCGGCCCCTGACACCGATACCGGAGGACCCAACCGACCTAGACGTCTTGACCCCAGGACACTTCCTTGTC